A stretch of Ipomoea triloba cultivar NCNSP0323 chromosome 13, ASM357664v1 DNA encodes these proteins:
- the LOC116000859 gene encoding uncharacterized protein LOC116000859 isoform X2 translates to MDGFEAIRHLETKLRDVALKVEEEIEFQVADLHQQEEDLRIAWPSHHILQKAIEDDEIQDELVKAIALQGRKTAVDAFPMCGEACMMGGSYRHADLMVGKHNEFTTIKEMQSGNPSKQLTSFLHFGMGGIGGKLWART, encoded by the exons ATGGATGGTTTTGAAGCAATCAGACACTTGGAAACAAAGCTGAGAGATGTAGCTCTCAAGGTTGAAGAGGAAATCGAGTTCCAAGTAGCAGATCTGCACCAGCAGGAAGAGGATCTGAGAATAGCTTGGCCTTCTCATCATATTTTGCAGAAAGCAATTGAAGATGATGAGATCCAGGACGAGTTGGTCAAAGCCATCGCCCTGCAAGGAAGGAAGACTGCGGTTGATGCTTTTCCAATGTGTGGTGAAGCTTGTATGATGGGTGGTTCCTACCGGCATGCTGACTTAATGGTTGGAAAACACAATGAGTTCACCACTATTAAGGAGATGCAGAGTGGAAATCCATCCAAGCAACTGACAAGTTTTCTCCATTTTGGGATGGGAGGAATTG GTGGTAAATTGTGGGCAAGGACATGA
- the LOC116000859 gene encoding uncharacterized protein LOC116000859 isoform X1 — protein MDGFEAIRHLETKLRDVALKVEEEIEFQVADLHQQEEDLRIAWPSHHILQKAIEDDEIQDELVKAIALQGRKTAVDAFPMCGEACMMGGSYRHADLMVGKHNEFTTIKEMQSGNPSKQLTSFLHFGMGGIGVHAVERTNRDVYWPESPPIHSS, from the exons ATGGATGGTTTTGAAGCAATCAGACACTTGGAAACAAAGCTGAGAGATGTAGCTCTCAAGGTTGAAGAGGAAATCGAGTTCCAAGTAGCAGATCTGCACCAGCAGGAAGAGGATCTGAGAATAGCTTGGCCTTCTCATCATATTTTGCAGAAAGCAATTGAAGATGATGAGATCCAGGACGAGTTGGTCAAAGCCATCGCCCTGCAAGGAAGGAAGACTGCGGTTGATGCTTTTCCAATGTGTGGTGAAGCTTGTATGATGGGTGGTTCCTACCGGCATGCTGACTTAATGGTTGGAAAACACAATGAGTTCACCACTATTAAGGAGATGCAGAGTGGAAATCCATCCAAGCAACTGACAAGTTTTCTCCATTTTGGGATGGGAGGAATTG GAGTCCATGCAGTTGAACGAACGAACCGGGATGTTTATTGGCCTGAATCACCTCCGATCCACTCTTCTTGA